In the SAR324 cluster bacterium genome, CATGGCCGATATCATGACGATTGAAGAACATCAGGGCAGTTCTGAACGTGCAAGGGTGGTTTATCTGGGCGATGGTAACAATGTGACCAATTCATGGATCAACATGGCCGCCAGACTTCCCCTTGATTTATGGGTTGTGACATCACCGGAAACTCTGCCCGATATGGAACTTGTGGAAAATGCCCGCAAAGAAGGACTTTCCAACATTCATGTTGTTCATTCCTGGGATGACGCTGTCAAAAATGCGGATGTCCTGTATACCGATGTGTGGGCCAGCATGGGCGAAAAAGAAAAAATTAATGAACGTGTTCAGATGTTGCAGGGATTTCAGATCAATCAGAACATGGTCAATCACAGCAAGAAAAATGTCATGGTTATGCATTGTCTACCTGCCGAAAGAGGCCATGAAATCACCGCCGAAGTGCTGGATGGTCCGAATTCCGTAGTGTTTGATCAGGCCGAAAACAGGTTACATGCCCAGAAGGCAATCATGGTTCAGTTAGAAAAATGGAGAACTGCGGGTTAAGCCACAGGAGCTCACTTTATAATTCTGGTAATGAGGTTGTATGTCTGAAAACGTTAAGATTACTTTTCCTGAAGGAAAAACAATTGAATGCCCGGTAGTCACAGGGTCTGAAAATGAAAAAGCGATTGATATTTCCAAATTACGCAGTTCAACCGGCTATATTACTCTGGACCCCGGCTATATGAATACCGGTGCCTGTGTCAGTTCCATTACCTATCTGGATGGTGAAACAGGTATTTTGCGCTAT is a window encoding:
- the argF gene encoding ornithine carbamoyltransferase yields the protein MKRDFISLLDWSSREIRETLELAKELKRLNLKGECPQYLKGKSYAMIFHKDSLRTRVSFEVGIKQMGGHCVHLTDKDFVMGKREPVADVAQVLSRYVDGILIRTFGHQEVVRLGQVASVPVINMLTDWLHPCQIMADIMTIEEHQGSSERARVVYLGDGNNVTNSWINMAARLPLDLWVVTSPETLPDMELVENARKEGLSNIHVVHSWDDAVKNADVLYTDVWASMGEKEKINERVQMLQGFQINQNMVNHSKKNVMVMHCLPAERGHEITAEVLDGPNSVVFDQAENRLHAQKAIMVQLEKWRTAG